A window of the Cygnus atratus isolate AKBS03 ecotype Queensland, Australia chromosome 4, CAtr_DNAZoo_HiC_assembly, whole genome shotgun sequence genome harbors these coding sequences:
- the LOC118245715 gene encoding maestro heat-like repeat-containing protein family member 2B, with protein sequence MEQTVDDSDQTLPRKLDWLRLKQSCGKRFGHSDFKKHCKPFHWDLHKWRLEKGSQQRLWADCFCCKLAEESPAQCTTVLVTACSLVLLPAVWKYLTPAASFACVGVRTGPTRHADGGRETGSETVAISATVVNSLLKKLQDREGDRAETYRRLEHVLQGDDTRLQSGVVNRVLAEVSGDMKAAQGAVNDVTAAAGDVLVALARSHFEFVMSELQGHLKIMRGGACQEFVLTTLSKLASNYALRCIPFVEMTLPALHAMLSQVGSSRILRAICSVLEQWSRAINAYFNAWEQCPFPRVGEEQLCEQVYSLFCHAVGNWLGRKEEEDKQAVFGAVAAMMAVVLHDAQHQDDVWKQVFWLLQQYQEVQDASRVTESLHYFLKTLEELHAVAPQDKLRAIAAAVHHQLVDETRQHSAGHKEELRQCIVLQARIYPEETVMFLLSQLSSENQGSRGTALTLLGAVARCDEPAVREKLPLIVEAVQPLLIESGTQLRRALLGFIKDLLSVSIPSCSAWDVVAHIFVEFRRASDRLALEDVQEERDLQAQCIDVLESLDLSVGGMTELLWPRLLQYVVPAQYCGMLVPLSRCLQALIERQKRAEGQEDTEKPADVQEQAKKPTPQALLVRLLVVAAACDRCRECAVAALQLLQALQSRIHGSLRGLWPVRISCMLQYLEEKTEGSLDSAEWQCYLLKFLTESVEEMLVDQPWVVCLSRELSQQLSNSSSSAEDKKFLYRALGTVLASCRQLTHVQGQLLKYLKETDATSPCDRQGIASVVSYAAERHFYLALDAVCMFTKGLIAFDRRRKVALRAPKSELLACVEEGILANILELFHACRKELQHKLALLNSIRDVTCAIRAVDTKHSFRLCKKPEVLEVLLDLMEEDACDTPVSQVHLKMLQAPGAAESLQTSCEEALGQLVSALLKAEGTSSAFAAMVSILLCHLTSAKAWERERALQVCAQLLGTYEELFKCSRELTCSQFGSLVGVLGPLLSDSQATSRQRAGACLSCLLRIQACGMTKTRRAVLQAPDCKELCERLGSTEDGSLCEDPAEIAKGVCQYFPQGQARNFMDAIMKTLACTNEERAQAAGDWMIVFLETRGKEIRPEVPDVMKTLWKAMYTMQQSTLRDLLFKAACLLAGFHLQPVVDSLLQTELLSERDMVQLWRSLGSSDLGPRVLRRLTERLDKASKTRPLRNDAAQELERLKLLCAISEMASALLSTEAIRDLLPHLLPALLQGVSNELGVELLFPPLSPPRGLLLFKDMGQEELLCGLYCDALEQVLRRCLDERWQRVLCRHGVWPSLDMPQWHCNSVQLLTSVLLRARLVSRALIRTFLPWLHSPLPNLQVTALAFFAELMKDPPAEGKDLLKPLLRLFLEKLQHPSCAVQQMAARGLGSAVSGLPKKVQKHKRSIVAALEREMRTADHPEVAAESMLALAEILAKQTAKGLGGAFRRIARSARKFLDAEQEDLRFAAFSLYTALAAGAKDNLTTFFSREVEQILGSLFLHLQDPSCAVSSVCRTALYVCAPFVEPKGLQVVIMNAIGRTGAQLQSEVCSYLETHAPELLKTLKRQQQPPLEKRFGDATLHVLEASPEHKEASPKHAEDSPEHAEDLSGHTEDFPKLVKA encoded by the exons ATGGAGCAAACAGTAGATGATTCAGATCAGACACTTCCCAG gaAGCTGGACTGGCTGAGGCTTAAACAGAGTTGTGGGAAGAGATTTGGACATTCAGATTTCAAAAAACATTGCAAACCTTTCCACTGGGATCTCCACAAGTGGAGGCTAGAAAAAGGCAGCCAGCAAAG GCTTTGGGCAGACTGTTTCTGCTGCAAGCTGGCAGAGGAGTCCCCAGCACAGTGCACAACAGTCCTGGTTACAGCCTGCAGCCTTGTGCTCCTGCCCGCAGTCTGGAAGTACTTGACTCCAGCAG CTTCCTTTGCTTGTGTAGGGGTCAGGACTGGACCTACACGTCATGCGGACGGTGGCAGAGAGACGGGGTCTGAGACTGTTGCCATCTCTGCCACCGTCGTGAATTCCTTGTTAAAGAAGCTGCAAGACAGAGAG GGTGACCGAGCGGAGACTTACCGCCGCCTCGAGCATGTCTTGCAAGGAGATGATACCCGTCTGCAGAGCGGCGTTGTGAACCGAGTGCTCGCAGAGGTGTCTGGAGACATGAAGGCAGCCCAG GGTGCAGTGAACGAtgtgacagcagctgctggtgacGTCCTGGTGGCTCTGGCTCGTTCCCACTTCGAATTTGTGATGTCCGAGCTCCAGGGCCACCTGAAGATCATGAGGGGAGGAGCATGCCAGGAGTTTGTGCTCACCACCTTGAGCAAACTGGCCAGCAACTATG CCCTGCGGTGCATCCCCTTTGTGGAAATGACGCTCCCTGCTCTGCACGCCATGCTGAGCCAAGTGGGGAGCAGCCGGATCCTGCGCGCCATCTGCAGCG tgctggagcagtgGTCGAGGGCGATCAACGCCTACTTCAACGCCTGGGAGCAGTGCCCCTTCCCTCGCGTCGGGGAGGAGCAGCTCTGCGAGCAGGTGTACTCCCTCTTCTGCCACGCTGTGGGAAACTGGCTGGGCCgtaaggaggaggag gACAAGCAGGCCGTCTTTGGAGCGGTGGCTGCTATGATGGCTGTCGTCCTCCATGATGCGCAGCACCAGGACGACGTGTGGAAGCAGGTCttctggctcctgcagcagtaCCAGGAGGTCCAAGATGCCTCCCGGGTGACAGAG AGCCTCCATTATTTCCTGAAGACCTTGGAGGAACTTCACGCTGTCGCCCCCCAGGACAAGCTCCGTGCCATCGCTGCTGCTGTGCACCACCAG CTTGTGGACGAGACCAGGCAGCACAGCGCAGGCCACAAAGAAGAGCTGAGGCAGTGCATTGTGCTTCAAG CTCGAATCTACCCGGAGGAGACGGTCATGTTTCTGCTGTCCCAGCTGAGCAGCGAGAACCAGGGCTCCCGCGGGACAGCGCTGaccctgctgggagctgtggcGCGCTGTGACG AACCTGCAGTGAGAGAGAAGCTGCCCCTAATTGTAGAGGCCGTGCAGCCCTTGCTCATTGAGTCCGGCACCCAG TTGAGGAGAGCGCTCCTGGGTTTCATCAAGGATCTGCTCAGCGTCAGCATCCCGAGCTGCTCGGCATGGGATGTGGTGGCGCACATCTTTGTCGAGTTCAGGCGGGCCTCGGACAGACTG GCACTGGAAGACGTCCAAGAAGAAAGAGACCTTCAGGCCCAGTGCATAGATGTCCTGGAGTCTCTGGATCTCTCCGTGGGAGGGATGACCGAA ctcttgTGGCCACGGCTCCTGCAGTACGTGGTGCCGGCCCAGTACTGCGGCATGCTGGTCCCGCTGTCCCGTTGTCTCCAAGCCCTGATCGAGAGACAGAAGCGAGCAGAAGGGCAAGAGGACACCGAGAAGCCCGCTGACGTCCAGGAGCAAG cCAAGAAGCCCACGCCACAGGCACTACTGGTTCGGCTGCTG GTGGTGGCGGCGGCTTGCGATCGGTGCAGAGAATGTGCGGTTGCTGCcctacagctgctgcaggccctgcagagcaggatcCACGGATCCCTGAGGGGACTGTGGCCCGTCCGCATCTCCTGCATGCTGCAGTACCTTGAAG aaaaaacaGAGGGCTCCCTGGACTCTGCAGAGTGGCAGTGCTATCTGCTTAAG TTCCTGACGGAGTCGGTGGAGGAGATGCTGGTGGACCAGCCATGGGTAGTGTGCCTGAGCCGGGAGCTGAGCCAGCAGCTGAGCAACTCCTCCAGCAGCGCCGAGGACAAG aagtTCCTGTACCGGGCTCTCGGCACGGTGCTGGCCTCTTGTCGGCAGCTCACCCACGTCCAAGGGCAGCTGctgaaatacttaaaagaaaCGGATGCCACCAGCCCATGTGACAGACAG GGAATAGCTTCAGTGGTCTCCTATGCTGCTGAGCGCCACTTCTACCTGGCCCTGGATGCAGTGTGCATGTTCACCAAGGGGCTCATCGCATTCGACAGACGTCGAAAG GTTGCACTGCGTGCGCCCAAGTCAGAACTGCTGGCCTGCGTGGAGGAAGGCATCCTGGCCAACATCCTGGAGCTCTTCCATGCCTGCAGAAAG GAACTGCAGCACAAGCTCGCCCTGCTGAACAGCATCAGGGACGTCACCTGTGCCATCCGGGCTGTGGACACCAAGCACAGCTTCAGGCTCTGCAAGAAGCCGGAGGTGCTGGAGGTCCTGCTG GACTTGATGGAGGAGGATGCCTGCGACACCCCCGTGTCCCAAGTGCACCTCAAGATGCTTCaagctcctggagcagctgag TCTCTGCAGACATCGTGTGAGGAAGCTCTGGGCCAGCTTGTGTCAGCCCTTCTCAAAGCAGAAGGGACCTCCAGCGCCTTCGCGGCCATGGTCTCT ATCTTGCTGTGCCACCTCACGTCAGCGAAAGCATGGGAGCGAGAGAGGGCCCTGCAGGTCTGCGCCCAGCTGCTGGGCACTTACGAAGAGCTCTTCAAGTGTTCG AGGGAACTCACCTGCTCGCAGTTCGGCTCCTTGGTCGGCGTGCTGGGGCCTCTGCTGAGCGACTCCCAGGCCACGTCCCGGCAGAGAGCAGGGGCCTGCCTCAGCTGCCTTCTCCGGATCCAAG CATGTGGCATGACGAAGACCAGGAGAGCGGTGCTCCAAGCGCCTGACTGCAAGGAGCTGTGTGAGAGGCTGGGGAGCACGGAGGACGGGTCTCTGTGTGAGGACCCTGCCGAAATAGCGAAG GGGGTTTGCCAGTACTTCCCCCAGGGACAGGCCAGGAACTTCATGGACGCCATCATGAAGACCCTCGCATGCACTAACGAGGAGCGTGCACAAGCGGCTGGCGACTGGATGATCGTATTCCTGGAAACGCGCGGAAAGGAAATACGTCCAGAG GTGCCTGACGTCATGAAGACCCTGTGGAAGGCCATGTACACCATGCAGCAGAGCACCCTCAGGGACCTCCTCTTCAAGGCAGCCTGTCTCCTGGCCGGCTTCCACCTCCAGCCTGTGGTGGACAGCCTCCTCCAGACAGAACTGCTCTCAGAGAG AGACATGGTGCAGCTCTGGAGGAGCCTGGGCAGCAGCGACCTCGGGCCTCGGGTCCTGAGGCGCTTAACTGAGAGGCTGGACAAGGCATCTAAAACCAGACCTTTGCGCAACGATGCTGCTCAAGAGCTGGAGCGTCTCAAG ctcctctgtgcGATCTCTGAGATGGCGTCTGCTCTGCTGAGCACGGAGGCAATCCGGGACCTGCTTCCTCACCTCcttccagccctcctgcagggGGTCAGCAACGAACTGGGGGTAGAGCTGCTGTTTCCCCCTCTGAGTCCTCCAAGAGGACTCCTCCTCTTCAAGGACATGGGACAAGAGGAGCTGTTGTGCGG ACTCTACTGTGATGCTCTGGAGCAAGTGCTGAGAAGATGCCTGGACGAGAGGTGGCAGCGGGTGCTCTGCAGGCATGGAGTGTGGCCATCCCTGGACATGCCTCAGTGGCACTGCAACAGCGTGCAGCTCCTGACCAG TGTGCTGCTCCGTGCCCGGCTCGTCTCGCGGGCGCTAATACGGACCTTCCTGCCGTGGCTGCACTCCCCCTTGCCAAACCTGCAGGTCACGGCGCTGGCTTTCTTCGCCGAG CTGATGAAGGACCCGCCAGCTGAGGGGAAGGATCTCCTGAAGCCCCTGCTACGGCTCttcctggagaagctgcagcatcCGAGCTGTGCCGTGCAGCAGATGGCAGCGAGAGGCCTGGGCAGTGCTGTCAGTGGCTTGCCCAAGAAG GTTCAAAAGCACAAGAGGAGCATCGTGGCAGCACTGGAGCGTGAAATGAGGACTGCGGACCATCCAGAGGTGGCTGCGGAAAGCATGTTGGCCCTGGCAGAAATCCTTGCAAAGCAGACGGCGAAGGGCTTGGGCGGGGCCTTCAGACGCATCGCCCGCTCCGCCAGGAAGTTCCTTGATGCC GAGCAAGAGGACCTTCGTTTTGCGGCCTTCAGTCTCTACACGGCCCTGGCTGCTGGCGCCAAGGACAATCTCACCACGTTCTTCAGCAGAGAAGTGGAGCAGATATTGGGCAGCCTCTTCCTGCACCTCCAGGACCCCAGCTGTGCAGTATCCAGC GTTTGCAGGACAGCCCTCTATGTCTGCGCTCCTTTCGTCGAGCCAAAGGGGCTGCAGGTAGTCATCATGAATGCCATTGGGCGCACTGGGGCACAGCTGCAGAGCGAGGTCTGCTCTTACCTG gAGACACATGCTCCCGAGCTGCTGAAGACACTGAagcgccagcagcagccaccactgGAGAAGCGGTTCGGAGACGCCACTCTCCACGTCCTTG AAGCCAGCCCGGAGCACAAAGAAGCCAGCCCAAAGCATGCTGAAGACAGCCCAGAGCATGCAGAAGATCTCTCGGGGCACACAGAAGACTTCCCCAAGCTTGTAAAGGCCTGA